CGGCGTGGTCCGACAGGGGACCGCGGCCGGCAATAGACACCCGGAACGAGGGCGAGCCGTTGCGCTTGAGCCGGTCGACGGCGTCGGTCAGCTCGACGATCCCCTTCCGCTCGATGTGGTTGGAGATGAACACCAGATGTGGCTCGTCGTGGTCGAACGACGGCGAGAAGTCGGTCGCGTCGACGGCGTTGGGCAGGACGACGAGCTTCTCCGTGTCGGCGCGGTGCTCGAGCACCTCCCGCCAGTACTCCGAGAGGACGACGATCCGGTCGCTGGCGCCGAAGACGATCCGCTGGAGCGCGGCGACGGCGTAGGAGTCCGTGAGGACGAACTCGTCGAACGAGGACCCGTGGACGTGCAACACGACCGGCCGACGCCAGACGTAGGCGGCGATGAGCACGTACAGCGAGTTCCGGTAGAACGAGAACCGGTGGGAGGTGTGCACGTGGACGACGTCGGGACGGCGGCGGAACGGGAACCCGAGCACGGTGACGAGCGACAACAGCGCCGCGCGGACGTATTCGAGCGTCCCGCCCTCGACTTCCGTGTGGGTGTCGTAGAGGCGCGTGTCTATCTCGTCCAGGTGGCGCTGCTGTTCGGCGATGTACTGGGCGATCCCCCCGCCGCGCCGACTGGCGGGGCCGACGATGAGCACGTCCATAGCTTGCCCGGAGACAGGTCGCCGACCGCCTTATTAAATAAGCCCCTAACCGGGGGACGCTAACC
This region of Halostella limicola genomic DNA includes:
- a CDS encoding glycosyltransferase family 4 protein gives rise to the protein MDVLIVGPASRRGGGIAQYIAEQQRHLDEIDTRLYDTHTEVEGGTLEYVRAALLSLVTVLGFPFRRRPDVVHVHTSHRFSFYRNSLYVLIAAYVWRRPVVLHVHGSSFDEFVLTDSYAVAALQRIVFGASDRIVVLSEYWREVLEHRADTEKLVVLPNAVDATDFSPSFDHDEPHLVFISNHIERKGIVELTDAVDRLKRNGSPSFRVSIAGRGPLSDHAESLSESYEDAEYLGFVSEERKQELLEEASIYALPTYAEGLPIALLEGMAGGNAVVTTDVGSIPEVVDEENGRIVSPGDVDGLEAALAELVEDHDAARGMGETNYETVTEEYAWSTASDRLGDVYRSVV